One window of Arvicola amphibius chromosome 6, mArvAmp1.2, whole genome shotgun sequence genomic DNA carries:
- the Cdk20 gene encoding cyclin-dependent kinase 20 has product MDQYCILGRIGEGAHGIVFKAKHVETGEIVALKKVALRRLEDGIPNQALREIKALQEIEDSQYVVQLKAVFPHGAGFVLAFEFMLSDLAEVVRHAQRPLAPAQVKSYLQMLLKGVAFCHANNIVHRDLKPANLLISASGELKIADFGLARVFSPDGGRLYTHQVATRWYRAPELLYGARQYDQGVDLWAVGCIMGELLNGSPLFPGENDIEQLCCVLRILGTPSPRVWPEITELPDYNKISFKEQAPVPLEEVLPDASPQALDLLGQFLLYPPHQRIAASQALLHQYFFTAPLPAHPSELPIPQRPGGPAPKAHPGPPHVHDFHVDRPLEESLLNPELIRPFIPEG; this is encoded by the exons ATGGACCAGTACTGCATCCTCGGTCGCATCGGGGAGGGAGCCCACGGCATCGTCTTCAAAGCCAAGCACGTAGAG ACTGGAGAGATCGTTGCCCTCAAGAAGGTGGCCCTGCGGCGGCTGGAGGATGGCATTCCTAACCAGGCCCTAAGGGAAATCAAGGCTCTGCAGGAGATCGAGGACAGTCAGTAT GTGGTACAGCTGAAAGCCGTGTTCCCACATGGTGCAGGATTTGTGCTGGCCTTCGAGTTTATGCTGTCAGACCTGGCAGAGGTAGTGCGCCATGCCCAGAGGCCCCTGGCCCCAGCACAGGTCAAGAGCTACCTGCAGATGCTGCTCAAAGGTGTTGCATTTTGCCACGCCAACAACATTGTGCATCGG GACCTGAAGCCTGCCAACCTGCTCATCAGTGCCTCAGGCGAGCTCAAGATCGCGGACTTTGGCCTGGCCCGGGTCTTCTCTCCAGATGGTGGTCGCCTCTACACACATCAGGTGGCCACCAG GTGGTACCGCGCTCCTGAGCTCCTGTATGGTGCTCGGCAGTATGACCAGGGCGTCGACCTATG GGCTGTGGGCTGCATTATGGGAGAACTGTTGAATGGGTCCCCCCTGTTCCCGGGAGAGAATGACATCGAGCAACTTTGCTGTGTGCTTCGCATCCTGGGCACCCCCAGTCCTCGAGTCTGGCCG GAGATCACAGAGCTGCCTGACTACAACAAGATCTCCTTCAAGGAGCAGGCACCGGTGCCCCTGGAGGAGGTGCTGCCTGATGCCTCTCCCCAGGCCTTGGACCTGCTTGGCCAGTTCCTCCTCTACCCTCCACACCAGCGTATCGCAGCCTCCCAG GCCCTTCTCCATCAGTACTTCTTCACAGCTCCTCTGCCTGCCCATCCCTCTGAGCTGCCAATTCCTCAGCGCCCAGGGGGACCTGCACCGAAGGCTCACCCGGGCCCCCCTCATGTCCATGACTTCCATGTGGACCGTCCTCTTGAGGAGTCACTGCTGAACCCAGAGCTGATTCGGCCCTTCATCCCAGAGGGGTGA